attacaaacacaacaataattacaaacaacaataattacaaacacaacaataattacaaacacaacaataattacaaacacaacaataattacaaacacaacaataattacaaacacaacaataattacaaacacaacaataattacaaacacaacaataattacaaacaacaataattacaaacacaacaataattacaaacacaacaataattacaaacaacaataattacaaacacaacaataattacaaacaacaataattacaaacacaacaataattacaaacaacaataattacaaacacaacaataattacaaacacaacaataattacaaacacaacaataattacaaacacaacaataattacaaacacaacaataattacaaacaacaataattacaaacaacaataattacaaacacaaGAATAATTACAAAGACAGCGGAATACAGTacagaaatgaacaaatccacaagagccgtgacgaggattcgaacctgcgtccgggagcatccgtaCAGAAATGACAACATTACAACACAAGACACCCAAACCCgcacccaacaacccaaacaccagaACATAATTATACAGAACAAGCCTACTGGCacctcaaccacacacacacacacacacacacacacacacacacacacacacacacacacacacacacacacacacacacacaggcaccaacacAAAATGATAAGAACAATAAAGGAAATACAAATATATAACAAAAGAAAGAGAAAAGCACAATCGCAACACATGATAATGAGAACAACCCCGGGCCGGGTCACGCTAACAGCCTGAAGGccactcaacactacacaaacaagCCCACAATCACTACCCTAAAAAAACACAAAATCATAAAAACATGACATAATAACATGAcatccacaaccacacacacacacacactaacaaaaaCCGGACtgcacaggaaccggacacacacacacacacaaacccacaaccacaaaccggagcacgcaggaaccgaaaAAACAAACCcgcccaaccacacacacacgcgacccgcaccccacaaccatgcacacaaatggaaacaacccacaacatACAAAGGAATCATGGGCGAGGAATACATTTCTCAGAGACAGGAACATATTTCTCAGGGAACACATCCCGAGGATACTTTCCcttataggcctcccaaatcaaatactccATGTCGGTAGGGGGACGAGCCCCCTGCCGCCGTGGGCCCTGCATAAACTCAGAAATCACCAAATCAGGCAGAAACGGCCACTCCCGCCGCATACCGAGGCAGGGGAGCGCGAAACACTCCTTCCGAGGACGCAGAAGACACCGAAGAAGCGTACATAGGCCGCCGAGACGGCCTCGCCGCCGAACGCACAGGAAAAGGGGACGGCTGACAAGACGGTAACACCTCCACTGAGACCGCAGGAGAAACAGAAGAGGCGGCCtgagacggaagaggcgtcgagaccgccGCCGATGAAACGGGAAACGAGGAAGGGGGTACGGAACCCTCAGAGCGAGCAGCctttttcaacaccaccaccaggtcaccacgctcaccacgagcctcagcagggggaaccacccacgaagaaccggagccatccgacgcacccAAATCAGGATCAGCAGACACCACACCAGAAGgggaggccgaaacaccggcaccgccatcctcaggcaaatgcatctccgccaccaccgtagaatGCAACGCAACCAGAGGCACCCCGCCGTAAGATCCACAATCATCGAAATCGCCAACGTCAGCGCATgcagtagaagaacgccgggaacgcttaggctcgggccgcacatcatcagacccggaggctgacTCAGAGACACGTGCAACACAAGCCGGGTGAACCGAGGCTCGTCGcggaacggcagcatcctcaaccacatggggcaccaggccggGCACAGGAGGCGCCGtatccaccccagcacccaccacagccgggacagacggcgagggtgcagggacagggaCAGATGAAGAACTTGAAGACGGGGGATCCGAGCAGAAGGCAGTCTGAAGAacagggacaccagctggagcaggacgatcaccaggcgtcgacacaacctccggaggagaggcgacaacaacaggaggTGCAACAGTCGACACAGGGGGCACAGCTGCGGCCAAAGAGACGTCCACATCTACCGAAGCCTCCCCCACAggaagcggcgggaaatcctcctcactgaagaggttcacgggcgcaacggcaggcgcagaacacccagcagcctgatggcccaaaaggccacaatgataacacgtccgaggttggcgggcataaaacacccgaacgtggtATCCCAAGAATTtcacagaggacggaatgtctGCCCAGAGccgcatgcccagggtgcgaatgttcgtCCGCACACCCTTGAGCGGACTAGATGATATCATGTGCAGCCGAACACTAACAACGGCGCCAAACTggccgaagtaccgccgtagcagaccctCCGGAAACTCCATGGGTGCCCCATGAACACTGACCTGAgagcaccactccgatcagagggGGTCACAGTGCccacaccatccggcaggggtaaggTCCGCCCCTCGTAGCGACGGAGAAATTCCAGATATGCCAACTCCTCCGTAACCTTCACAATCGCCCAACGTGCTGTCACCAACTCGACGCCATAAATGTCCATCACAGGAACATAAAGCAAATCACACCAGCCCATCGCTATCTCCCTATCTCCGGGTACCCAGCTCGGCCAGAAAACTCGAGGCCCATAGACTGAGCCCGCACTACAGGGGAGAGCGGGACCCCCATCTTGAACCAGCGGATACAAGTGGAAACTAGAAACacaaatgagtcgaagaaatgCCAAGAAATACCCGTACCTTGTTCGAGAGGCCAAcgagtggaatgcactgaaagcagaagttgtggaagccacctccatccaaaaCCTT
This portion of the Procambarus clarkii isolate CNS0578487 chromosome 59, FALCON_Pclarkii_2.0, whole genome shotgun sequence genome encodes:
- the LOC138353758 gene encoding calphotin-like, whose amino-acid sequence is MEFPEGLLRRYFGQFGAVVSVRLHMISSSPLKGVRTNIRTLGMRLWADIPSSVKFLGYHVRVFYARQPRTCYHCGLLGHQAAGCSAPAVAPVNLFSEEDFPPLPVGEASVDVDVSLAAAVPPVSTVAPPVVVASPPEVVSTPGDRPAPAGVPVLQTAFCSDPPSSSSSSVPVPAPSPSVPAVVGAGVDTAPPVPGLVPHVVEDAAVPRRASVHPACVARVSESASGSDDVRPEPKRSRRSSTACADVGDFDDCGSYGGVPLVALHSTVVAEMHLPEDGGAGVSASPSGVVSADPDLGASDGSGSSWVVPPAEARGERGDLVVVLKKAARSEGSVPPSSFPVSSAAVSTPLPSQAASSVSPAVSVEVLPSCQPSPFPVRSAARPSRRPMYASSVSSASSEGVFRAPLPRYAAGVAVSA